A segment of the Bacillus licheniformis DSM 13 = ATCC 14580 genome:
ACGAAGAAGAACTCGCGTTGTTGCGTGGACAGAACGCGCTACTCAGACAGACGAACACATTGCTAACGGGGATTCTACGCAAAGATCCGAGTGTAGTTGTCGATACGGCAGCACTAACGGACAGTGTAGAAAAAGGTCAGGCACAAAACATCGGATTCAATAAGCTGCTGTGGGGTGATCGGTAAATGGCGTATCTTACGATTATAAAAAACGGTGAAACCATTGATCACCGTAAATACGGCTTAAAGCTTTTGAGTTTTCGCAAGGAATCGCTAACACACCGAACTAACTTTGAAGAAATAGGAGGCAGGCATGGCGCAATAGATACGGGAACGACTTTCGGTGAGCGAAAACTTAAAGCGACGTTTTTAATGCAAGGCGTAGACCATCTTGATTATCAGTTGATGATCGATGAGGTCTACGCTTTATTTGCGTGCGAAGATTCAATCGAATTAATAGATTCGAGACAGCCCGGTAAAGTATGGACAGTAAAACCAAGTAGCACATTTGAGCCTGACGATTTAAACCCGAGGAGCGGTAAATTTGAGATCGAATTTACGTCTCCGTTACCGTTCGCGAGTTCGTATGGTTCTACTCTTGATCCGTTCACATTCGGCGAAGAAGTTTGGCAAATCGGGCAAGGGCTGATTCCTTCAGATAGCCTAGTTTACAGACATCGAACTACTCGATTCAGTATTTTCAATGCTGGAAATGTAGAGGTTGATCCTTGCCTTGAAATGCCGTTGAATATCGTTTATAAAGGCGCATCCTCAAATTTTTCGATCAAAAACAAAACGACCGGGCAGACGATTTCATATAACGGGACCTCTAAGTCGACCGATTCTATAAAACTCGAAGGGCTGCGCCATCTGAAGAACGGTATTAGCATTTACGGAAATACCAATCGCGGATACGTTTCATTAAAGCCAGGATGGAATGACTTCGAACTTACCGGCACATCTGGAAGTTTCGAAATTACATTTGATTTTTTCTTTTTCTATAAGTAGGTGGTCGAGTGAAAACGATAGCAATTAGAGACGTAACAGGTATTATGGAGCCGTTACCGGGATTTTCGGTAGTACGAACAGATGGTAGCGACGGGCAGAGATCAATAAAATTAAACGGCTATAAAACAACTAATAACCAGTACGGCTACCAGTTTGTAAAAAACGAAAATACAGTTGTCTACGATGACGAAGAGTACATCATCAAAACACATCGCGAAAGAACGTACCGGAAAGGCGTCGGAGTTGAGGCAACGGCCATTCATCGCATCTTTGACGACTTGAGGAACAATTACATTTACGATGAGAAGACGGGCACGCTCCGATTGGATGCGATGCTCTCTTTTGCATTGGAGGGAAGCGGCTACACATTCGAAATTGATACGACGGATTTACCAGCGTCAGTCAGAGTTGAAAATTTTGGATGGAATAACTCTCTCGCTCTTTTCCGAGACATTCTCGAAAAGTTCGGTGCAGAGTTCGACTACAAAGGTAAGAAAATCTATGTCGCTAAAAAATTCGGCATCCAAAGAGACGAACCTTTTCTGCGTTATAGGTTCAACGTAAAGGATCCGGAAAAAGAAATTGATACAAGCAGTTTCGCAACGTATATTCGAGGTTACGGAAAGAAAGACGATAAAGGAAACTATTTGTTTGCCGAGTACACAAGTCCTTTAGCCAAAATATACGGTATTAAGCACGCTGACCCGGTTAAAGATGAGCGGTACACAGACAAAGATAGTCTTCTCGCAGCAATGAAAAAGCAACTCAACGATAACATCGATATTTCTCTTACCTTTACAGCCATTGAACTTGAAAGTATGGGGCTCAGGGATATTAAAAAGGGTGATTATGTTTGGTGTGTGATTGAACCATTTGACTTAAATGTTCAATTACGAGCTGTAAGCAGAGAAGATTACTCGGATGAAACCAAGTCACCTACGTTTACTTTTGGGACTATTACGAAAAAAGCTTCGGATATTATCGCGAGCTTTAATACGACAAAAAAAGCGGTTGACAAGGTTATCGACACGTCTACCGGAAAAATAAAAGACTCTGCAATTGACACGACGGGCCTCACAACGAAATCCGAGTTTCAGTCGCACGTAGATAACAAGATAGTGCACATAACAGCGGAGGAAAGAGCTGCTTGGAATGCGGCTTCAAATTCAATCGGTGATTTAACTTTTATCACCTGGAGCACGCCAACTCTTAAAAATGGTTGGATTCAGTATACGGCGAATACCGAAAGCTATCCGATTCAATACGGAAAGGATGCGATAGGGACGGTCAATATCAGAGGAGCTGTTTCGTCAGGGGTAGTCGGATCTTCAACTCCAGTCTTTACTTTGCCCGCTGGTTTTAGACCGCCGTTTCCTCACCTTTTTATCGGTGTTTCATCTGTCGCAACAGACGGTACGCCTCAATATTTTCGTGGGATTATAAAGACGAACGGAGATGTTTGCATTGAG
Coding sequences within it:
- a CDS encoding phage tail family protein, which encodes MAYLTIIKNGETIDHRKYGLKLLSFRKESLTHRTNFEEIGGRHGAIDTGTTFGERKLKATFLMQGVDHLDYQLMIDEVYALFACEDSIELIDSRQPGKVWTVKPSSTFEPDDLNPRSGKFEIEFTSPLPFASSYGSTLDPFTFGEEVWQIGQGLIPSDSLVYRHRTTRFSIFNAGNVEVDPCLEMPLNIVYKGASSNFSIKNKTTGQTISYNGTSKSTDSIKLEGLRHLKNGISIYGNTNRGYVSLKPGWNDFELTGTSGSFEITFDFFFFYK
- a CDS encoding phage tail protein, with the translated sequence MKTIAIRDVTGIMEPLPGFSVVRTDGSDGQRSIKLNGYKTTNNQYGYQFVKNENTVVYDDEEYIIKTHRERTYRKGVGVEATAIHRIFDDLRNNYIYDEKTGTLRLDAMLSFALEGSGYTFEIDTTDLPASVRVENFGWNNSLALFRDILEKFGAEFDYKGKKIYVAKKFGIQRDEPFLRYRFNVKDPEKEIDTSSFATYIRGYGKKDDKGNYLFAEYTSPLAKIYGIKHADPVKDERYTDKDSLLAAMKKQLNDNIDISLTFTAIELESMGLRDIKKGDYVWCVIEPFDLNVQLRAVSREDYSDETKSPTFTFGTITKKASDIIASFNTTKKAVDKVIDTSTGKIKDSAIDTTGLTTKSEFQSHVDNKIVHITAEERAAWNAASNSIGDLTFITWSTPTLKNGWIQYTANTESYPIQYGKDAIGTVNIRGAVSSGVVGSSTPVFTLPAGFRPPFPHLFIGVSSVATDGTPQYFRGIIKTNGDVCIENISNKDTPNQFIGIYTQFKAI